The DNA region TGAAGATTTTAAGCGCATAATATTACTCTCCGACGCGCTTTCGGTAAAATAAATAGTGACATCCACTTTGTCTTTGATTTGGTTAAGAGAAAAATGTAAAACTGCCTGCAAAAAAATAATAAGCGTAATGACTGAAAGGGTAATCGTAACTACCAGAACCGCTGCCCAAGAAACAAGCCCACTTCTTTTAAAGTTTAAAAATCCATTTTTTATAATTCTTTTAAATGCGACTATTCTCATAAATTTAAAAATTATTCTAGAACGATTATATCATATTATTTCTTATGCTTAGTATCCCTTATAATTTTCCCATTTTCCATAGTAATTACTCTTTTTCCAAGGGATTCAATAATTCCGTAATTGTGAGTAGTCAATATTACAGTCGTGCCGAGATCATTTATCTTTTTTAAAATCTGCACTATCTCATGCGTGTTCACTGGGTCTAAATTCCCCGTCGGCTCATCAGCGATGATGAGCTCTGGTTGATTTATGATTGCCCTCGCGATAGCCAAGCGTTGCTGTTCCCCACCGGACATTTGATCTGGGAAATGAAAAACTCTATGGCTTAGATCAACAAGCTCTAAAACATGCGGAACGTCGCTCGCTATCTCTTCTTCAGTTTTACCGACGGCCTCCATAGCAAAAGCGATATTTTCATAAGCAGTTTTGTTGGAAAGCAGTTTGTAGTCTTGAAACACCATGCCGATACGGCGGCGAAGCCTGGTCAAATCTCTCCTTTTTATCTGGTTCACATTTAATGACTCAAAAAAGACCGTGCCCATAGAAGGCTTTTCTTCCGCTAAAATCATTTTTGCTAAAGTAGTTTTACCGGCGCCGGAATGTCCGACAATGGACACAAATTCTCCTGTTTCTACCGTAAAAGTGACATCATCGAGTGCAGCCAAATCCTTGTAAATTTTTGAAACATTATTAAAGTAAATCATCCCGTTACGAAATAAACGCGGACACCACAATGATGCGCCTTATCTTCATTATTAATAAAATTTGTTGTTAAAAATATTTTTGTCATATGTGTCCGCGATTTCGTACGGGATTATCCCGTACAGAACAGGAAGCGCTTTAACCTTTGTTTTAAATAAAGTTTGCCCCTTCCCGACTTTAGATACAATTCGCGGTTTCTTGCATCACTCTCATTTAAACACGCTTCATAATATATTATTTCAAAGGGGCCTCGTCCTTTAGTATACGAAGATTTACCCTCAGAATGTTCTTTAAAGCGCTTCCGCAAATTATTTGTGTAACCCGTATAAAAATTACCACTTTTCTTACTTTTTAATATGTAAGTATAAAACATAGTAAGTTCTGTTCGGGAGCACCTTTTTATTCTATCACAAATTTCTATTCAAACAAAACAGAAACTCTCCCTAGAATTTCGTTTATTTCCAATAGGCTTACCCTGCCTGTTATTTTCTTTATTCTCTCTTGTATATCAAAAGATCTTACCTGATCAGCTAAAACAAAAGACTTTTCTTTGGGCCCTTTTATGGCAACTTCAAAAAAATAACCCTTGCGCTTGCTGGTCATAGGACAAACTAGCGCCAAACCAGAAAAAGAATTGTATTCATCAGAAGAAATCACCACCGCTGGACGCAACCCTGATTGTTCATGACCTTTAGTCGGGCTAAAATCAATCCAAACAATGTCACCTCTCTTTGGAATTACTGGATTTTTTACCATATTTCTTTACCTCTAGACTTGTCGTTCAGCCACAGAGATTTATGCAAGCTTTTCTTCGTCATCCCTTTTAGCATTTGTTCTACAGTATATTTAGGGCGGCTAGAAGTAATAATCATCTTATTTCCTAATTGCTGAAAACCCACCACGGCTCCCTCTGACCAATTTAGATTTTTGGCAAATTCATTGGGTATTCGCACCGCCAAACTATTTCCCCATTTTTGTATTTTAGTTGTCATATTCTAAGTATATACAATGTATCTACACTGTCAAGTTTACAAATTCTTCTCTGCCTCAATCCCGAACGAAGCAGGTCGCCCCAAGGTGACCGTAGCACTCGCTTGTTAGCGAGGGCGGCTTCGTTCGGGATCAACGAAAATGTCCAAATCTCCATTTAAAACCGCATCTACATTGGAGGTCTCAACCCCAGTTCTGTGGTCTTTGACCATTTTATAAGGATGAAGCACATAAGAACGGATCTGATTTCCCCATTCTATTTCAGTATTTTTGGTGGATTTCAGGCTTTCTTCCATAGTTCTCTTGTCTTCCTGCGCTTTTTTGAAAATTTTGGCCAAAAGGATAGCCATCGCTCGCTCGCGATTTTGTTCTTGAGAACGCTCATTTGAAGCGTGTACGGCTATCCCTGTCGGAACATGCACTAAACGAACCGCGGTTTCTCTTTTATTCACATTCTGCCCCCCAGGACCGCCGGAGCGGGAGTATTCTATCTTTAGGTCAGCCGGCGGTATAACAAAATCTTTTTCTTCAAGTTTAGAAAATTTAGGCAAAACTTCTACCATGGAAAAAGAAGTGTGCCGTAATTTTTTTGAGTCAAAGGGTGAAATTCGCACCAGGCGGTGCACCCCGCTTTCATTCTTTAATGCTCCATAGGGACCAACCCCTCCCAACCTCCCCTTATCATGGGAGGAGATTTCAAAAGAAACATTCCTATATCCATTATCATTGTTTTTATTTTCATGAATAAAAAAAACTTTCCAACCGCGCTTGTCGGCATACTTGATATACATGGACAAAAGCATCGCAGAGAAATCTTCTGCGTCATCCCCGCCAGCGCCGGAGATGATCGTGATCACAGCATTGCCTTTGTCGTATTTGCCGACTCCTTCTTTTTTTTCTTTCAGTTCCGCTAATTTTTTCAAAGTCGCCTGCGCTTTGTTTTTGTCATTCCAAAAATCAAGGGCCTGCATCTCTGCTTCCAGTTTTTCTATTTCTTTTGTGATTTCATTTAAATCATTTTCCATGAGCCATCCCCGAGGATCGAACTCGGGACCTCAGTCTTACGAAGACCGCGCTCTACCAACTGAGCTAGGATGGCCAAAGAACAAGCAAGAGCCGTCGAAGGGGATCGAACCCTTGGTCTCGTCATTACCAATGACGTGCTTTACCGCTAAGCTACGACGGCTTTATAAACTACTCTGTTATATTAGTTTATCCCGACACCTTTTACAAGTGAAAGGTGTGGGGATTTATTTTGGCCTATTTTGCAAAAAAAATTAATTCAAATATCTTTTTAATAATTCCTCTCTAGATATCTCTGCTTCACTAATATCTCTTCTTTCTGATTCAAAATACTGGTTCTTTTGTTGTTCACTAATATATCCTGTGACGACAAAACCAAACTCAGCCATACGTTTAGGATTATTAGTTACAACGTCAGAAATAGCAGTTATTTTTTTTATTGTTTCATCTTTTTCAACAATTTTGGCTAATTTTTTTAACCCCTCAATAATTAATTTTAAATAATTTTCTTTTCCAACTTCCCTTAGTAGTTCTTTTGATGGAGCAAGGTGGATATGAATACTGTTTTCATCAACCCCATAAGACAAAAGATCATTTAACTTTATAAGATTTCCTTCTTTGAGAAAAGCTTCTGCTTGTATTTTTTCAATTAATCTTGGATTTTTCTTTTTTATTTCTAAAATTGGTTCAAGAACGATAAGTGTTTTATTTATGAATTCATCTCTATTTAAAATTTCGGAACACTCCCTTAATTCTTGGGTGGTTTTTTCTTTTTCAAGAATACCTTTTTTTATAAAAATACCTACTCCTGCTGACAAAAAAGCATTAAATCTTTCTTCCCCACTTTTATAAGCATCAAAAAAATCTCCTATTTCTTTTTTGAATTTCTCTTCCTCTGTTTGTTTTTTAGGCTCTAGTGACGCTTCTTCCATGGAATTTATTATAACAGTTTCTCGCCGAAGTATCTTAATTACAAATCATTCCCAGAATATGATAAGTTAAAACTCTTATTTATCAACGGGAAATCGGGAACTACATTGTCGTACCCAGCATCTCTAAGTACTGCCCAATTGATCAAAGAAGGGTCTCTTGGAAAAACTCGGCTGATATTTCCTTTCGAATCTGTCCTTACAAAATAGACAATATCCCCTCTCCACCCCTCGACAATGCTCACCGCAAAAGCATCTTTTTTGAAAGCGATGTCGGGATTGGAAATATTAATATCTCCTTTGGGTAATTTACTCAAGGCATTTTGGATAATTTTAATTGATGAATACACTTCTTTGATGCGAACCCGAAACCTCGCGTACACATCTCCTCCGTTTTCAACCGCAATTTCATCCAGAATAAGTTCATCATAACCGGCATAAGGATAATCGATGCGCGCATCATTTGCTATACCGAGAGACCTTCTGACAACCCCTACTACTCCATGATCTTTGGCAATTTCTTGATCTATCGCACCTGTCCTTTCCAGACGATTCAAAAGAGACGCATCGTTGAGAGCTATATCCATAACTTCTGAAAAATCTTTTTTTATATTTTCTAAATTCTTAATCAAAACATTTTTTTCTTCTCCACTGATATCTTTAGAAACTCCTCCCAGCATATTCACTCCTCGCAAAAATCTGCTTCCGGTGATTCGCTCATTTATCTGCATTATCCCCTCTCTTAATCTAGCACCTTGGGCTCCCCCAAAATTAAAACCGGTGTCGAGCATAATGGCCCCCAAATCTCCAAAATGATTTGCTAATCTTTCTAATTCAGAAAAAATAACTCTAATATAAAGCGCTCGCTTGGGAACTTTTACATTGCTTAATTGTTCTAATGCCTGACAAAAAACCAAAGAATGGCTGAAAGAACTATCCCCGGAAATTTTCTCCGATAAACGTATCTTTTCTGGAAGAGGCAAAACCTCAAATAATTTTTCACTGCCTTTATGGGTGTAACCAAGCCGTGGCTCTAAAAGGACAATGCTTTCTCCGGCAACACTAAAACGAAAATGGCCAGGTTCGATAATCCCCGCATGAATCGGCCCGACTGGTATTTCATAGATGCCTTCTCCTTTAACTTTTTGAAAATGATATGTATTATTTTTGGCAATCGGAGGCCTGGTAGAAAAATTGAAATCTTTTCTCAATGGAAAAATATTTTTGGGCCAATTCTCGTGAAGAATGATCTGTCTGGCGTTGCGATGACCGACAGGCTTTAGCCCGAAAAAAGTTTGAATCCTCCTTTCATAATCCGCTATCTTGTGGGTGCTAGAAGATAAAGACAGAGATGGAAATTCTGCTGTGTTTGTTAATTTAATAAAAGGCATGATAAACAAATGGTCCTTGGGCGAACCAAAAATATACCATATTTTAAAACAGCCATTTTCTTGTCTTTCATCTGTCGCGGTTACAAGTTTTAAGGAAAGGCTGTGATTTTTATAAAAATCAATAATCAATTCTTCTATCTGCGAAGATGGGACTTCAAAAGAAACAGCATTTTCACTGAAACTCAATTCAGCATTTTTTGGAAGATTATATTTTTGTATTTTTTCTTTTATCATTTTAGTAAAGCAAGACAGCTTTATTTATTAAGGCGAGTAAAAATGGCGGAATATAAAAACTTAAAATAATTATTATTACTAAGAAAATAATCGGTGGAACAAGCAACCAAATACTGCTTTCCCCGGCTTCCACATCTACAGGCTTTTCTCCCAAAAACATTGAACTTACATGTTTCAAAAAACCGATAAAAGTAATAGTCAAAAAGAATAAAACAATAAAACTGACAATCGGGTAAACTTGGATTCCGGCAGAAAGTATATACACTTTTGTAAGAAAAATGCCAAACGGAGGCGTGCCTGAAATAATTAAAAATCCCAAGATAAAGAGAACGCTGGTAATGGGAAGAATCTTCAACGCGCCTTTGATATTTTGAATTTTTGCAGAACTATATTTGAGCAATAAATTTCCGGAAGTAAAGAATAAAATAGCTTTGACGCAAGAGTGATAAATCATATGCAAAATTGCGGCAAAAATACCCAAACCTCCAAATCCAAAACCAAGAGCCATGATTCCGGCGTTTTCAATGCTGGAATATGCTAATAATCTTTTATAATTCCTTGAATTAAATATTATCAAAGCTGAGACAGCGACAGATAAAACACCGAAGGCAATCAGCAAATGCTGGCTAAACAATGGCCCGACAACCGCATCAGTTATTTTTTTGAATTTCAATATTATCATGAAGGCAATCGGCAACAATGCTCCTGACAATAATGCTCCGAGAGGAGCAGGGGCTTTACTGTAAGCATCCGGCTTCCAGGTGTGCATTGGGACGAACCCCACCTTCGTTCCATAACCGATCAAAACAAAGATGAAGGCAATTTTCGCCAGAAGCGGATTGAGATTTGAAGAATTTTCCAACAATAAATTCCAACTGATCGCTCCGCCTGTTCCATGGATCTCAGTAAAATATAAAAGAGTTCCGAAAAATCCCAACAATAAACCGACAGAGTTGATAATCAAATATTTCCAAGCGGCTTCGACGGATGAAGGTTTGTTGTAAAAACTGACGAGAAAAGCGGTGGACAAGGTGGTCGCCTCAATGGAGATCCAAGCGAAAATCGGATTGCTGGCACTTATCGAAAGAAACATAGCTGTTAAAAATAAATTCAATAAAATAAAATATTGTTTCACTCTTGTAAATCCTATGATATTTTTGGCAGTTTCTTTTCGAAGATAGACAATAGAATAAACAACAGTAAAGAAACCGACAAAGCTGACGATGAGAATCATTATGGCTCCCAGGGCATCAATATTAAAAAATGGAAGGAAATTATAAGAACCAAAATCTGCTACCTTGATGGCTATTGAAATAGACAATATCAATACAATAAATGACGAAACTACGGAGACACCCTCAATGGCTGCTCTTCTTTTAAGAAGAATACTTACTAAGGATGAAACTATTAACAATGCAATAATAAAAATTATTTCCATAAATTTAATCTTTTAATTTATTCATAACGGTTACATTAAGCGAACCAAACTGTTCATATATCATATTTGTAAATACTGTTGAAATAATAATCCAAACAAAAATATCAAACAAAATCCCAATTTGAAGCCACGCGGATTGTTCCAG from Candidatus Paceibacterota bacterium includes:
- the ftsE gene encoding cell division ATP-binding protein FtsE, which produces MIYFNNVSKIYKDLAALDDVTFTVETGEFVSIVGHSGAGKTTLAKMILAEEKPSMGTVFFESLNVNQIKRRDLTRLRRRIGMVFQDYKLLSNKTAYENIAFAMEAVGKTEEEIASDVPHVLELVDLSHRVFHFPDQMSGGEQQRLAIARAIINQPELIIADEPTGNLDPVNTHEIVQILKKINDLGTTVILTTHNYGIIESLGKRVITMENGKIIRDTKHKK
- a CDS encoding GIY-YIG nuclease family protein, translated to MFYTYILKSKKSGNFYTGYTNNLRKRFKEHSEGKSSYTKGRGPFEIIYYEACLNESDARNRELYLKSGRGKLYLKQRLKRFLFCTG
- a CDS encoding type II toxin-antitoxin system PemK/MazF family toxin, producing MVKNPVIPKRGDIVWIDFSPTKGHEQSGLRPAVVISSDEYNSFSGLALVCPMTSKRKGYFFEVAIKGPKEKSFVLADQVRSFDIQERIKKITGRVSLLEINEILGRVSVLFE
- a CDS encoding AbrB/MazE/SpoVT family DNA-binding domain-containing protein, which translates into the protein MTTKIQKWGNSLAVRIPNEFAKNLNWSEGAVVGFQQLGNKMIITSSRPKYTVEQMLKGMTKKSLHKSLWLNDKSRGKEIW
- a CDS encoding PCRF domain-containing protein, with the protein product MENDLNEITKEIEKLEAEMQALDFWNDKNKAQATLKKLAELKEKKEGVGKYDKGNAVITIISGAGGDDAEDFSAMLLSMYIKYADKRGWKVFFIHENKNNDNGYRNVSFEISSHDKGRLGGVGPYGALKNESGVHRLVRISPFDSKKLRHTSFSMVEVLPKFSKLEEKDFVIPPADLKIEYSRSGGPGGQNVNKRETAVRLVHVPTGIAVHASNERSQEQNRERAMAILLAKIFKKAQEDKRTMEESLKSTKNTEIEWGNQIRSYVLHPYKMVKDHRTGVETSNVDAVLNGDLDIFVDPERSRPR
- a CDS encoding NADH-quinone oxidoreductase subunit C gives rise to the protein MIKEKIQKYNLPKNAELSFSENAVSFEVPSSQIEELIIDFYKNHSLSLKLVTATDERQENGCFKIWYIFGSPKDHLFIMPFIKLTNTAEFPSLSLSSSTHKIADYERRIQTFFGLKPVGHRNARQIILHENWPKNIFPLRKDFNFSTRPPIAKNNTYHFQKVKGEGIYEIPVGPIHAGIIEPGHFRFSVAGESIVLLEPRLGYTHKGSEKLFEVLPLPEKIRLSEKISGDSSFSHSLVFCQALEQLSNVKVPKRALYIRVIFSELERLANHFGDLGAIMLDTGFNFGGAQGARLREGIMQINERITGSRFLRGVNMLGGVSKDISGEEKNVLIKNLENIKKDFSEVMDIALNDASLLNRLERTGAIDQEIAKDHGVVGVVRRSLGIANDARIDYPYAGYDELILDEIAVENGGDVYARFRVRIKEVYSSIKIIQNALSKLPKGDINISNPDIAFKKDAFAVSIVEGWRGDIVYFVRTDSKGNISRVFPRDPSLINWAVLRDAGYDNVVPDFPLINKSFNLSYSGNDL
- a CDS encoding proton-conducting transporter membrane subunit; translated protein: MEIIFIIALLIVSSLVSILLKRRAAIEGVSVVSSFIVLILSISIAIKVADFGSYNFLPFFNIDALGAIMILIVSFVGFFTVVYSIVYLRKETAKNIIGFTRVKQYFILLNLFLTAMFLSISASNPIFAWISIEATTLSTAFLVSFYNKPSSVEAAWKYLIINSVGLLLGFFGTLLYFTEIHGTGGAISWNLLLENSSNLNPLLAKIAFIFVLIGYGTKVGFVPMHTWKPDAYSKAPAPLGALLSGALLPIAFMIILKFKKITDAVVGPLFSQHLLIAFGVLSVAVSALIIFNSRNYKRLLAYSSIENAGIMALGFGFGGLGIFAAILHMIYHSCVKAILFFTSGNLLLKYSSAKIQNIKGALKILPITSVLFILGFLIISGTPPFGIFLTKVYILSAGIQVYPIVSFIVLFFLTITFIGFLKHVSSMFLGEKPVDVEAGESSIWLLVPPIIFLVIIIILSFYIPPFLLALINKAVLLY